The DNA sequence TATCCTGTCGACCGCTTCTTCGCCCTACCTCCTTTCCTAGCTCGCGTAAGCGCTCCCACAGACTGGCTTTTTCATCGTGCTCGTAAGCCTTAGCGTGTAACATGCCGTGCGGCTCGATAAAGACGATGCGCTGTTTTTTCTCATCCACAATCCACAAGATAAAGTCAGGGTAGAAACCGCTCTCTTCAAAGAAACCCACGCCCTTTCCTCTGCTCAAGTTTCGCAGGAGGAAGATTTCCTTTCCCGCCAGCGACTTATCCTTTTCAGCCTCCCAGTAGTCCTTCAGGTCACGGACGAAGCGTTCTTCACTCTCTTCCAGCAGCGGTGGGTCAGCGGTGAGCACACTGCCTTTTTTGAGAAGCAGAGGCAGATAGATGCTCCGGTCGAAGTAGAGGCGTGGCAAGCCACTGTTTTCTTCTTTAATAAGTTTATCCATATCTTCGCATAGTCTTTCGATGGCGGTAACTATGTCTCTGTGTGAATGGGGTACGCGCACGATGTAGGCGGCTCTTTTTTCCTGCACACTCGGACGTTTGAGAGCCAAGTTGGGATCATCAAGGTCAAGGGGGCGATAGATCAAGTTTTGGCTGTCCCAGCGCTCGTGAGCTCGGCGGTAGAAGGTGTCCAGGTACTTGCGCAGAATGGCTGTGACCGCTTCTTGCAAACGGGTGCGGTCAGTGAAGGTACGAGGACGGAACACGGCTTCACTTGCCTTCAGAGTATAGGGAACTTTTTCTAGGATAGCGCGCAGGGTTTCGGGACGAATGACCAGGTTGCTCCAGCCCTTGCGCGCCTTGTAGTCTAGCAGCTCGAGGTAGGCCTGTTCCCAATCCACCAATGTCAGACTTTCTGACGGGATAGTGGTCGCCTTATATTCGCTTTGGGCGCGAGCGTCCTGCAGGCCCACCGCGCCGCTTTCCAGTACCTGCACTTTGACCGATAAATCCACCCTCAGGCGGATGTTTTCATCAGGGGTGAGCAGGAGTATCGTCTCGGTAGCAAAGTCACGGCCGCTCTCAGGACGCGGTAGCACCAGCCCGCGCTGAAGCATCTGTTCGTTGGTCCATATAGGGAGCGGTAGTTCAACCAGCGGCTCGGTCTCTACCCCTTCTCGTTCAAGATAATCACGGAATTGAGCCATATAATTAGCGCGCACAGCAAAGATGTTGAGTGTCTCCAGCAGTTTGATATACGGTGGATGATTGCCCGGAAGGGCAGCACTACGCTTTAGAGAATGGTTTTTCCCGCGCAAGCGTACACCGCGCCCGAAGAGTTGGATGATTTGTGAACCTTCCCGTCGTCCAATGTTGAGAAGTCCCATGTTGGAGACGCGCCAGGAATTCCAGCCTTCCATGAATTTCTTGGCACCAATAAGAATATTAACCGGCGTGTCGGGGTGGTTGATATCCGTAAAGAGCGAGGAGGCGATAGCGTCTTCCTCCAGTGTGATGCCGGCGCCATCGGCTTCCACCAGTTTTTTGAATTCCGCGGTGTCGCCAATGTAGATGAGACCGAAATACTCCTCGGCGCCGGATGCCCTTAACCCCAGCTCGCCAGCGGCACTTTTAATGTCGCACACGTGCAGACCGCCACCGGCCGGGGAGTGAAAGACCCGCCGCAGGATGTCATCGTATAGGGCTTCGGCGGTAAGGCCAGTTTCACGCACGTACGGGAAGCGCCCGGCGAACAGGTCTATCCCATCTGGCGTAACGAGACCGCTTTTTCCCGCCAGGAGTTCTTCGATGCCTTTGACCGCCCAGTCGCGGTTTGCCAGCACTCGATGGAGAAAACGCACCACAGTTAGCACATCGCTGCGCTTCTGTTTGTTCTCGCTATAGACAGCGTTGACCGTGCTACCGACAAACACCCAGAGCGGCTTTTCCAAATTGTATGGACGCAGGATCTCGGCTTGTTCATCAAACAGGCACTGTTGCTCATAGAAGGAGAGCAGGTTGCCCAGAAGGAGCAGATCGGTTTTGGCCTCGTCGGTCTCATCCTGCAGGTTGAGGATACGAAAGTCCTTGCCGTAGCCATCCCCGTAAAAGTACCGGTAGGAGTAATCAAAGACGATGGCCTTGCCGTATTCGGCAGTAAGCGGATCGTTGCGCGCCGCCGAGAGAGCTTGCCCAAAGGTTGCGCTGTATTCAAAGGTGAAACCTGTTTCGCCAAGTGCATCGCGGTACTTGCGCCAAGCTTCGCCGCCGGAGCCTTTGTGCCCTTCGTCCACAAAGATCAGATTACGGCCCTCGAATGCCTCTACCGGCACGCTAACCCCACCACCGCGCTTTTCTTCAACAAGTTTAGTGATTTCGATAACCTGCACGGTGTGTTTACTGTCGCTCCACAAGCCGCCGTGGTTGAGATCGAAGCGGCGGGCGGGAATACCGGAAGCGGCAAGTTCGGCCAGGTGCTGCTCACTCAGGCCCTCGTTGGGCGTGACCAGAAGGATGTTATCGAGCGGCTCCTTGTTGTAGTGCAGGAATTGATAGTAGTTAAGATGCAGAATCAGCGTCTTGCCGCTACCTGTAGCCATCCAGTAAGCCAGCTTGGTCAGGTCGGTTTCGGTGAAGGGCTCGTCCTGCGGCTCGCTGGGCAATTTCTTTGCGTTGCGCTGGCACACAAAGGCGTTCAGATCAGCCAGGAGTTGCGCTTTGTGGTTGAACAGGCGGTCGAGGACGATTTCCGTGTACAGCGCTGCCAGGTATTGAAAATAGCGGAGGGTAATGGGCTGGGTGCGGCAGGCGTTAATGACTGCTAGGTGCGCGCGAATATTGTCGTCATAGCGTGCAAGGTCATCGGCAGAGATTTTGAGCTTGCTGCCGCGCGAGATGAGGCGGTAGTAAATATGGCTGCGCCCCTGCGCATCAAAACCTTCCTCAGCCTGTTTCATGTCCTCCAGCAGTTCACGGTTTTTCTCATAACCCAACAGGCTGTTGAGCCAGGAAAGCAGGAGGAGGCGGTTTTCGAGTTTTTGGTATTGGGTTGACCCGTTGCTCATGCGCCAACCACCAACCTCTCAAAACCGAATTTTATAATAAGAGCAATTCGTCTCCTTCGTTCCTTAAGGAAATCCTCGTAATCAAGTTCGTACCAGTTTGAAGGCAATCCATGCCAATCATACATCTGTTGAAGTTCATCGGAAGCGAAGCGTTTTTCTAGTTCCGGCACATAGTCCCTGGGAGCTCTGTCGGAAATCTTGATATTGTCGCTCCATTCCACCAAAGCATAGTTTGCTACCTGGTTAATGAGACGCTTTTCTCGAACCCCTATTCGTTGCAAGTATTTGCGGGGGAAGAGATGATGACGTTCCAAAGCAGTCTTTTTGGCCTTCGTGGTAGGATCTAGCAACTCGGACACCTTCATCTTCGAATACAAGACCCGCGCTTCCAACAGACAAAGCGCGGCATAGTAGGCAAATTGCGCAGTATTCCTGGCAGCAGCGGTTTCCAATTCGTTGGGCAAGGTTACTTCCCAATAGTCTTTTGTCAAGACGGCGCTAATCTGCTCATCTAGAATGCGGACAAAGTCGTCGGCTGTGTTTGCGCTGCGCAGTAAGGCCATATCCTGTTCAAACCGCGCTTCGGGCGAACTTGTATAACGCCCCGTGAGCGTTGCCATAAAGAACCAGCGTGCCATCACTTCACGCAAACGGTACAAATCTACTTTGAAGTCCCGCTTCCCTATAAGCCACAATGCGTAAGTGTAAAGAACAGCCATTTGCGAGGAGATGAGTTGATCGGAGGGGTATCCTGCCCTTTTCAGCACCTTGAAAAACTCATGCCAGTTTTGAAGGTCCAAAACATATGCCTGAGCCTCTTGCAATAAGGCAAACTGCTTTACGCGCTGTTCATCGGAGAATTGCCGCGTTTCCAGGTCCTTCCCTCGAAGCAGGGAATAAACATGCTCTAAGCGAGCGCGGCGAAACCCCAGTGCCACGCTTACGCGCAGCAGCTGGTCAGGATTTGGGCGTAAATAATGATTAAAAGGTGAAGGACTGCCATCCGGGGAGGGTGCTTTGCTGCGCCGACAAAATTCTTCCAGCTCTTTGCGACCCTCGTCCCAGAATACGGACATCAAGGTAAGAATAAAATTGGCCTGATTTAGAGGTGTCCCTTTACTATTGATACGCACAAAGATCTCTGAAACCTTGTCTTCGTCAACGGAAGAGGAGATCTCCAGCGCGGTGAGTGGATATTCTTCCAGTTTGATCAGTCGGTCAATTCTCTCATGAATTATATCTTCTTCTTCGACGGTCAAGGGGCGCCGTTTTCCTAATTTCTCAAGGAATTTTCTCTTGAAAGCATGCGGTTTCGTATCGGGTTGCCATAAAATGCTAATGTCAGGAATCCACTCTACATCCTTCTCAATCGCTGCATTAGAGACTTCAAATTTCTCACTCAGCGGATGAAAAGCTATTTTTATCCGCTGGGACTTGAAGTCTTTTGTAATCACGGGTACGGCTTTCATAACTGCGTATAATGAGGTCAACCTTTGCTGGCCATCTACGATGAGCAGACGCGCCACCTTTTGTTTTGGAGCAGCACCAATCGTTCGGTGGGTATCAGAACAACCATTTTCCCAGAAGAGAAGATAACCAATGGGAAAGCCGCGATACATCGAGTCAAACAAATCGCGTACCTGGGTCATCGGCCAAACAAAGGGACGCTGAATATCAGGAAGCCCGATTTCTCCCATAGATATATCTTCAACCAGTTTCTTAAGGATATAATCAACCTTCTTGAAGAGTACTTCTGCCATACCTATCCCTCCACGCCTGCAAACATTTTTGCCTTGAACACACCTTCCAGCGCCTGAGCACCGGGGATGAGCGAATCGCCGTTGACATAGATAACGTCCGCACCCTCGGTAAATTTGTGCTTGGCCACAAAGTCACGGTCGCGTTTGTAATCTTCCTCTGTCCAACCTGCGGTTTCGCGCCAGATGACCACGGTGCGCTTGCCCTCGCGCGTCGCGCCGCGATAAATCAGGTAGTAACGGCCGTTATTGTCCAGCAACTGCCGCTTTGCCACGTCCAGCCCGATGAGATAGTTGAAGGTCTCGGGAAGGTCCACTTTCTGGACACGAGTCTCGCCATCGCGGTATATGTGCAAGCAGTAGTCAAAGGGCTTGCTAATTTTTTCCACATTCAGCAGGGTTTCGCTTTTGCGTGCCTCCCAACGAAGCATGTACTTCAGCAGGTAGTCCTCGAATCGCATTGCCACCTGCCCACCGCTTTCGTCGAAGGATAGATTGTTGAGGGCGTCTTCGTAAGATTCCAGGCGTATTACCTTGATGATACGCGGACCCCGCTCGGCTTCTTCTGCCGTAGCCACGCGTTTGGGCTTGCCGTCCTTCCATTCCGGCGAGAAGGTGACTTTCTTTAAGCGCGGCAGTAGAACGGTATCAAAGTAATCCGCCATCTCCACCAGGATGAACTTGCGCCGCCCGCCGTCCTCGCGGTTAAGATTGATGACCGCGTGGCCGGTGGTGCCGGAGCCGGCGAAGTAGTCGAGGATTAGGTCACTATCTTCAGGGGCTGCTGCAGCTACCAGTTCTTCATAAAGAGAGACAGGATGGCAATAAGGGAAATCTAGCCCCAGGGGTTCCAAGTCTCCTTTTCCTCTCTTTGCATCCTGTATAACCGAGCGCATCTGCATCTGGGAATCCTGAGTTAAGAAGCGTTTTTGTCGAGGCTGGGTTGTCTCATCCGGGCCAAAGAGTATTTCTCCTCGTTCGACCATTGCCCGGAGGGTTTCTGGTGTGCGGGAGAACCCATTGGGAGGAACCGGACACGGCTTACCTGTAATTGGATGAATTAGTGGTTGAAAAAACTTAGGGTCTGTACGAGGCTCTGGTGCTCTCAAGCTTACACTTTGGTAAATCCTTCCCTGCTCATCAAGGTAGCAATAGGCTTTTTCACCACCAGTAAGTCTTGGATTCTTCCGCACCCACTCTGTATATTCCCGGCGAGCTTCGTCTGTGACTCCACCATGCTTCGCGATGATTGATTGTGCTGTGCGCAGCATTGCTTGGATGCTGACATTTCGCTGATAAATGGATCTATTGATTGCGGATCTCCAGATAATGTATTCATGTTGAGTAGCAATGCCACGTCCTGCAGTCATCGGATTGCGTTTGTCCCAAATAACCGTACCAGCGTCAGGAATTCCAGAACAATCAAAGAGAAGCCCAAGCCGTTCAAACTCATTTTCATCAATATGGCAGAGAAAATGACCTTCATCCGTCAACAGCGTGCTAGCAATTGATAGCCGATCCCACATCATTGCCAACCAACTTGAGTGCTGATAATCATTCTTGTAGAGGAATCCACTCGTCGCGGTATTGTACGGTGGATCAATATGAATACACTTCACCTGCTCACGATACTTCTCCTGGAGCAGGTTGAGCGCCTGCCAGTTTTCGGAGTGTACCAAGAGACCATCAGTCATCTCATCCAAATCGTCAAAACTCGCCAACAGGCGGTTGGTGAAATCTGGAGTAAAGTGACGGGTATCCAGCGGCAGGGAAGGATGGGTCTTCAGGAACACCACTCTGCCCTCCGGTGTTACCCGGTCCCCTGAAAACATGTCCTGGGGCAGGGCATCCAACCGCAGCATCTCCTCCCATTCCTTCCACTGGGCGTCACAGACGGCAATCTCTTCATAGAACGCTTCCGGAATATTGCCCACGGCGACGACGCAAAAAGTCTCGGTGATGAATTTCTTCTTTTCCCAGAGCATTTTCTGGAAGTTTTCTATCTGTGCCAGGAACTCAATGATGATTAGGCCGATGCGCTTGATCAGACGCATGAGTTGGAACCAACCCTCGGCCAGCCCCTCGCCCGCGGCTTCCATCTCCTCCAAGTTGAGCACCTCGTTTTTCAGGTAAAAGTCCAGTTCCCGCGATAAGAAGCCTTTTAAATCCTTGTGGATGAAAAAGTCGCTGGTGTTGCGCCGGGTGTACTGGCGCAGGTGGTGTTCCAGCAGGGTTACTGCCGTCCCGTCGGTGCGGTGCTTTTCGGCAATCAATGCTGCCAAAGCCTCAGGGGCGTTCTTGAGCAGACGCTTTGAAATCTTTTCCAGCGCTTCGGCAATAATGGCCTCCTGCTGGTTCCTCTTGCCGTAGGTATTCTGCTCTTCCTGGTTAAGCGGGCGGAACTCGAAGGGAATGGTAAGGGTGCTTGCGCTGGCGTCCCAGGTGATTTCGTCCAATCTCGGTAGAAAGAAGCGCTTTTCACCCTTGATGTTATTCTGTTCCACGTCGGCAGTCTTTAGCTTGAAGTGTACAGTCACGCCATTGGGAGCCTTCCATGTATAATCTGTGAAGTGCTCACCGGTCTTGACGTAATACTGGTCGTGGTTGGCCCAGTAGAGATAGACTTCCTCACCATTGTAGGGAATGGCATAGCGTTCCTTTTTGGAGTAACGGCGCTTGGAAATGAAGTCGCCGTCCTGCCAGTAGCGGCTGAAAAAGGAATAAAGATGGTTGTAGATAGCCGTCTCCAGAGCATGACGGCCCTTTGCGTATCTAGCCCGTTCCTGCGCAACAAGATATTCTCTTCCTGCCTTTGTCTCACGGTATTTCTCGGCTAAGTTGCCATCAGCATCGAGGGCATCTTCGCCCAGCGCTTCCAGCACCTTTTTCCGGGCAGCATCCAGCTCTTGTGTAGCTTGACTTTGCGCAGCCAGTGCCCCCTTGTTTAGCTCATCGTTCACCAAGCGCGGCAGGTCCTCGGAGATAAAGCGCTCGATGATTGCCCGCTTGAAGTTCATGATGCGATAGATGCCAAAATCCAGGTCAGCGCAATCAAATTGAAATAGCTCACGCAGAAGTTGTTGGAATTTTGTCTGAGGAGTGCTCATCGCTGTTCACCTTGCCTTTCCTTCTTCCTTTTCTTGACTTCTCCCGGCCTTTCTCCACCAGGCCCGGGATGATGGGCACAACGAAAACCTATTTAGACGATTTTCAAAGCATCCTGCCCGTAGCCTTACCCTCAATAGTCATTATCAAGACCAATAGGATGGCTGCATTACCAATACGTGTCTTACTTACCCCCCTATGTTTTTCCCCTTACTCTCTCGGGGAAGAAACCGCATCAGGCCTTTAACTATTACCATTTCCATTTATAGCTGTAACATCGTCGTTACCAATATGCTCGTTATAATATTCTACATCGATATTCAATTTCATTCCAAAGAATAGAATGAAGAGCAGCAGCATGTGCAATCCCTTGTCTAACTTTGTCGTTAGCGTAAAGTTTTGGTAGGCGGTGGCAGGAAAAACGCGTGTGGAGATAAAAATAGAGACCTCGCACCAACAGATAGACAGAAAGGAGCGAGGTCTCATGAAGAGCGAGGCGTAGACATCGCCCTCAACCCTAGTGTACTGGATTTTGTAGAGGATATCAAGACTTTGGAGCAAGCCTGTTTGGCTGTAGCACGCCATTTGTTTGTTGCATTGATAGAGGCCCTTGATGACGCCTTATTGGCGCAAAAACCCAAACACTACAAATGCGTGGGTAAGAGGCGTAGGACGCTTTCCACACTGATAGGAGACATTGTGATACACCGTCGCCTATACGTTCATGCCTCAAAGAAGCGAGGCAAGAAGAAAGGCAGTAAAGCTCGTTTTCTGCTGAACGAGAGACTGAATATCCAACCTCGCCGGCGTGTAACCCACGGATTATTGCGACTTATAGTGTCGGCTGCTACGCGCCTAAGTTTTCGAGAAGTATCGGAGATGCTCGAGGAAGCCGGTTTCCCAAGGATTAGCCATACCACCATTCACAATGAGGTTCGCCGATATGGTGAATTACAAAGCCAAGTGCTGCAGCAATCAAAAGAGCTGTTATTTGTAGCTGGTCAGAGAGTGGAGAACGTCGAGCTAAGAAAGGTGCCCGTGCTGTTCATTGAAGCAGATGGCATTATAGTTAACTGTCAGGGCGCAGACACCACGAAACTAGAACTGAAACTGGCTGCGATTCATGAGGGCTGGGAAGAATTGGGTAAGCGGCGCAAGTTAAAGAAAGCGACAACTGTGATAGGCCTGTTTAATGGTGGAGACGATTTTTGGGAGACGGTTACAGCACAGCTGATGAAAACATACGACCTAACGGATACTCAGATTGTTATTAACGGAGATGGAGCGGACTGGATACAGAAGACAGCTAAGGATTATTTTGCTGATGCTATAGTCCAACTTGATAGGTACCATCTCATCAGGGACCTTCGTCTTGCGGTAGGTCAAAAGGCTGCTAATGATTTGTTGGCACAACTAGATAGGGGAGATGTAACCGTATTCGTAGATACTCTTGAGGCGATGGCTCCGAGGATTCCGGAAAAACGTCGAGAGGTTTACGGGAAACTACTCAATCTATTTAAGAAGTATCCAGAGCATTTGTTGGACTACCGTCACCGCCTAGGCAATGAGTATGAGGGAATAAGGCTTCACGGGATGGGTGCAGCAGAAACAATGGTTGACAAGAAGGTAGCAAACCGCATGAAGAAACGAGGCATGCTGTGGAGCCGTATTGGCGCTTGTGCAATGGCATCGCTGCTAATGCTTCGCAGCAACGATCAACTATTCCAATGGCTAGACCGTCATCCCGAGAATGATGTTCTTAATCCTGTTCCCAGGTTGCGCCAGCAAGTGATAACTAGCGGCCATGAAGCACCAGGTGAATGGCTGAGAGTAGCAATGCCTAGCTTAGGGTACTCTACGAAACCCTGGGTGATAGCTCTACGGAACCTCAGCGGCTTCAGCACAGCTTTATGAACACCAATTGTGGCGAGGTCTCTCGCCTACTAAAGCTTGACGCGTACGCATAGCGTGGAAGAGTGGCTAAACCTTTGCCGGCAGGGTAAAGTAAAAACCTACATTCGGGGAAATGACCCTAACCTTGACGATGCCTGGCGGCAGTATGAGGAAGAAAAAGAGATAATCCAGGATTGGGCAAAGAAATCCGCTACACGGAAGAAGGTTTGTGGCGAAACGTTACCCTTACCGGAAGTTGCAAAACATTACAGCCAGGCCCGGCTACGGGAAATAGTTTCAGCTGCCCACCCGGAGGCGGCAAATGCAGTATTTGGACATTAATGAAATGAAAGAGTGTGAATAGCATGGAAAAAGCACCTACTCCACCTGGAGTAGGTGCCTCCATTAAAGGAGGCGGACAAGAAAAGGTATAATATAGTTAGAAAGCGAAAAGTTGAACGAGGTGATACAATGCCCGAGGATAAATTCAGATGGAAGAAAGGCGAGGTCATAGCTGAAATGTCGCAGTGTGCGTATTGCAAGAACGCCTTGGATTATGCTACCTGCGCAGAATTCGGGACAAAACCTAAAAAATACCGCTACAACGAAGAACCTTGTCCAAAACGAATACCCGAATGAAAGGAAGGAGGGCAATGGAAGAGAAACAAAATCAAAACCAGCCAATTCAGGTTTACGAAAATCCTACCTCAAAGCGAATTGAGATTCATTCCAGACATCACAAGTTAGTCGTGAGAGATATGAAAACTGGGAGAAATGAATTGGAAAGAACCTTGCCCCTATTTATACTACCAAATTGTACTTTGTACTAGCCGAAAACGTTTTGAACAAAACGATCATATAAATTATTGAATCTATTACTGAAAAAAGGCTTGACTTTCTCTTTCTTTTCCTTTATAATTAAATTAAAAAATCCTAATTATGTCAAAAAAGGAAGATGAAAGGGGGGTTAATATGCCTACTACCAAGATTAAGACGAAGGCTCACCCGAGGCTAAGGCAATTTAGAATTTACGGCTACTTAAGAGTTTCAACGATTGACCAGGACACGGAAAAAAATAAGGCTGATATATTATCCTTTGCCAATTCAAAGGGATTCTTGGGGCAGGTTGAATTTGTGGAGGAGAAAATCTCAGGCTTAAAATCCTGGAAAAAAAGAAAGTTGAAAGATTTGGTAGAATCAATGTCAGAGGGTGACATCCTTATTGTCCCTGAATTGTCCAGGCTAGGACGTTCCCTAGTTGAGGTTTTAGAAGTCTTAAACGAATTAAAGGATAAAGGAGTTAAAGTTTTTTCTGTCAAAGAAAACTTCCAGCTAAACGGGGACGATATACAATCAAAAGTTATGCGGACAATGTTAGGTCTGTTTGCTGAAATAGAAAGGGATTTAATATCTGCAAGGACAAAGGAAGGACTGGCCGCAGCTAAAGCATCTGGAAAACGGCTAGGCAGGCCCAAAGGCCCTGGCAAGTCAAAGCTGGATAAGTTCAAGCCGGAAATCGTTGCATTGCTAAAGAACGGCTCAAAAAAGATTTTCATAGCAGAACGCTATGGCGTTACCCCGGCTACCCTGACTAACTGGCTGAAGAGGCACGGCCTGGACAAATTGACGCCTACACCGTAAGGAAGGAGGGAAAATAACGGTGCAACCACGGGCTTTCAGTTATATCCGTTTCTCCTCTCCAGAGCAAGAAAAAGGTGATTCCTTACGGCGTCAAATTCAGTTATCCGAAGAATACTGCAAACAGCATGGCCTTATCCTAGACGATACATTAAAACTAACTGATAAAGGACTATCTGCTTATAAAGGGCATCATCGCACTAAAGGGGCATTAGGGGAATTCCTCAGATTGGTGGAAGAAGGGAAAATCCCTCCAGGTTCGGTTCTGCTAGTAGAAAACCTGGACAGGCTTTCTAGGGAGCAAATCCTTGATGCACTTAATCAGTTTACAAGTATCATTAAAGCAGGAATTAAAATCGTAACACTGCAAGACGGGATGGAATATGACCAGGAAAGCATTAATCAGAACTGGGCACAGCTTATAATTTCTATCACTTATATGGCCCGGGCACACGATGAATCAGAAACCAAGTCTAAACGTATATCAGCCGTTTGGGAGAACAAAAGGAGTAAAGCCGGCAATGGAGGCAAAAAGCTGACCGCAAAAGCCCCAGCGTGGCTAAAACTTTCTCAAGACAGAACTAAATTTATCTTAATCCCTGAAGCAGCCAAAGCAGTTGAATTGATTTACCGTAAGAAACTGGCCGGTAAAGGGACGGGAAGAATTGAGAGAGAGCTTAACGAAGACCCAAATGTCTGGAAACCACCGAAAACAGGCCGTAATAAAACCGGGGGCTGGAGAAAAAGCTACATCACTAAAATTCTAAGGACCAAGGCTGTTATTGGGGAATTCCAGCCACATAAATTAGTTGATGGCAAGAGGCAACCCATAGGCGACCCAATACCGGATTATTTTCCACCAGTCATTGATAAGGAATTGTTTTACCAGGTGCAGGCTCAATTACAAGCTAATGCAGAGAAAAAAGGCAATGCTGGAGGCAGGACGGGTAAAGTCTCAAACCTTTTCACCCATGTCATTAAATGCGGTTTATGCGGTTATCCCATGCATTTTATAAACAAAGGCAAAC is a window from the Acetomicrobium flavidum genome containing:
- a CDS encoding recombinase family protein — its product is MPTTKIKTKAHPRLRQFRIYGYLRVSTIDQDTEKNKADILSFANSKGFLGQVEFVEEKISGLKSWKKRKLKDLVESMSEGDILIVPELSRLGRSLVEVLEVLNELKDKGVKVFSVKENFQLNGDDIQSKVMRTMLGLFAEIERDLISARTKEGLAAAKASGKRLGRPKGPGKSKLDKFKPEIVALLKNGSKKIFIAERYGVTPATLTNWLKRHGLDKLTPTP
- a CDS encoding recombinase family protein, with the translated sequence MQPRAFSYIRFSSPEQEKGDSLRRQIQLSEEYCKQHGLILDDTLKLTDKGLSAYKGHHRTKGALGEFLRLVEEGKIPPGSVLLVENLDRLSREQILDALNQFTSIIKAGIKIVTLQDGMEYDQESINQNWAQLIISITYMARAHDESETKSKRISAVWENKRSKAGNGGKKLTAKAPAWLKLSQDRTKFILIPEAAKAVELIYRKKLAGKGTGRIERELNEDPNVWKPPKTGRNKTGGWRKSYITKILRTKAVIGEFQPHKLVDGKRQPIGDPIPDYFPPVIDKELFYQVQAQLQANAEKKGNAGGRTGKVSNLFTHVIKCGLCGYPMHFINKGKPPKSRKYLVCDASRRLKTCTAKPIRYEEFEQLFFDNFEELDISQLIPGEDETQARINELEKLLTVNRQRLLEIDSKVENFSDTIGRTKDSRIREQLEKKLSQAFDDKERLESENKKFEREITELRQQKAGLEKDIEQAKEIYQLLNSAQGETERIELRLRLRQQIQKSIEWIKIYPLQEPYQEIQETEEPGIVKIMKSKYIDKVRIKFRGSRDLRVLYLKNHAELSE